A stretch of Halocalculus aciditolerans DNA encodes these proteins:
- a CDS encoding uracil-xanthine permease family protein, which produces MSDGEIHVAYGLDEKPPLVKSILLGLQHVAVMIVPATAVAYIVAGAVGLSAANTAYIVQMVLLFSGLATVVQAYTVGPVGAKLPVVMGTSFTFVGAASTIGVNYGLAAVFGAILVTGLLVEGLIGWQFERIQPYFPPLVTGLVVVIIGLYLIPSAMNNVAGGVGAEDYGALHNILLATLVLAVSVGLNMFTSGVTRLLATLAGIAVGYVAAVAIGIVNFAPVANAAWFAVPVPGRFGFEFHPVPIVTFAFLFLVSAMETVGDMSSVTSAEGRTPTHEEFRGGLFTDGGLSSLGSIFGAFPVTSFSQNAGVINFTGVMSRHVVAIAGGFLAVLGLSPKVGAAVATIPDAVFGGAVLLMAGMVAASGARLITLNADLNRRNMVILGVSLGLGLGVATTPEALSGLPQAAQTFFGQPVVVTALTALLLNTLTPGDQSPLFDADDDDTASTAAAPTDD; this is translated from the coding sequence ATGTCCGACGGGGAGATTCACGTCGCGTACGGCCTCGACGAGAAACCACCGCTGGTAAAGTCCATCCTGCTCGGCCTCCAGCACGTCGCCGTGATGATCGTTCCGGCGACCGCCGTCGCCTACATCGTCGCGGGCGCGGTCGGTCTCAGCGCCGCGAACACCGCCTACATCGTCCAGATGGTCCTGCTCTTCTCGGGGCTCGCCACGGTCGTGCAGGCCTACACGGTCGGTCCGGTCGGCGCGAAACTCCCCGTCGTCATGGGGACGAGTTTCACCTTCGTCGGGGCCGCGTCGACCATCGGCGTGAACTACGGGCTCGCCGCCGTCTTCGGCGCGATTCTCGTCACCGGCCTCCTCGTCGAAGGCCTCATCGGCTGGCAGTTCGAACGCATCCAACCCTACTTCCCGCCGCTCGTCACCGGCCTCGTCGTCGTCATCATCGGCCTCTACCTCATCCCGTCCGCGATGAACAACGTCGCCGGCGGCGTCGGCGCAGAGGACTACGGCGCGCTCCACAACATCCTCCTCGCGACGCTCGTCCTCGCCGTCTCCGTCGGCCTCAACATGTTCACGTCCGGCGTCACCCGACTGCTCGCGACCCTCGCCGGCATCGCCGTCGGCTACGTCGCCGCCGTCGCCATCGGCATCGTGAACTTCGCGCCCGTCGCCAACGCCGCGTGGTTCGCCGTGCCCGTCCCCGGCCGCTTCGGCTTCGAGTTCCACCCAGTCCCCATCGTTACCTTCGCCTTCCTCTTCCTCGTCTCCGCCATGGAAACCGTCGGAGACATGTCGAGCGTCACCAGCGCCGAAGGCCGCACTCCCACCCACGAGGAGTTCCGCGGCGGCCTCTTCACCGACGGCGGCCTCTCCAGCCTCGGCAGCATCTTCGGCGCGTTCCCCGTCACCTCCTTCTCCCAGAACGCCGGCGTCATCAACTTCACTGGAGTGATGAGCCGGCACGTCGTCGCCATCGCCGGCGGCTTCCTCGCCGTCCTCGGCCTCAGCCCGAAAGTCGGCGCGGCCGTCGCCACCATCCCCGACGCCGTCTTCGGCGGCGCTGTCCTCCTCATGGCCGGCATGGTCGCCGCCTCCGGCGCGCGCCTCATCACCCTCAACGCCGACCTGAACCGGAGAAACATGGTCATCCTCGGCGTCTCCCTCGGCCTCGGCCTCGGCGTCGCCACCACGCCCGAAGCCCTCTCCGGGCTCCCGCAGGCCGCCCAGACCTTCTTCGGGCAGCCCGTCGTCGTCACCGCCCTCACCGCCCTCCTCCTCAACACGCTCACGCCCGGCGACCAGAGCCCGCTCTTCGACGCCGACGACGACGACACCGCCTCGACGGCCGCCGCACCCACCGACGACTAA
- the hpt gene encoding hypoxanthine/guanine phosphoribosyltransferase: protein MDRLRDSLHDAPIVDKDGYHYLVHPISNGVPMLKPELLREVVVGVTRAADLDVDKIVAPEAMGIHIATALSLQTDIPLVVIRKREYGLDGEVALHQTTGYSESEMYINDVEAGDRVLILDDLLSTGGTLAAITDALDGIGADIADIVVVLRKVGPSALDDTDHEVTSLLDITVDESGVTIHD from the coding sequence ATGGACCGACTCCGCGACTCGCTCCACGACGCCCCGATCGTCGACAAGGACGGCTACCACTACCTCGTCCACCCCATCAGCAACGGCGTGCCGATGCTGAAGCCCGAACTATTGCGCGAAGTCGTCGTCGGCGTCACGCGCGCCGCGGATCTCGACGTCGACAAGATCGTCGCACCGGAAGCGATGGGCATCCACATCGCCACCGCCCTCTCGCTGCAGACGGACATCCCGCTCGTCGTCATCCGGAAGCGCGAGTACGGCCTCGACGGTGAGGTCGCGCTCCACCAGACGACCGGCTACTCGGAGAGCGAGATGTACATCAACGACGTCGAGGCGGGCGACCGCGTCCTCATCCTCGACGACCTCCTCTCGACGGGCGGGACGCTCGCCGCCATCACGGACGCGCTCGACGGCATCGGCGCGGACATCGCGGACATCGTCGTCGTCCTCCGGAAAGTCGGGCCGTCCGCGCTCGACGACACCGACCACGAGGTGACGAGCCTCCTCGACATCACCGTGGACGAGTCCGGCGTCACCATCCACGACTAA
- a CDS encoding Nif3-like dinuclear metal center hexameric protein: MERSEFVARLDEELETAAYADVDASANGLQVGSLEGEVESAAFAVDAVEATVEEAVERDADVLVTHHGVVWGGLDRVTGRSYERIAPLVENDIALYVSHLPLDGHQELGNAAGIADLFDLGNRAPFGSLGPEYVGTQGLLPEALAADEVKNVLEDALDTGPGSVRVLDFGPDELEQLAVLTGSGTDWLDEAVDAGADALVTGEGKGKVYHEAREAGITVFLAGHYATETFGVESLQALAGDWGVETTFVDHPTGL, encoded by the coding sequence ATGGAACGCTCGGAGTTCGTCGCGCGGCTGGACGAGGAACTGGAGACTGCGGCGTACGCGGACGTGGACGCGTCGGCGAACGGCCTGCAAGTGGGGTCGCTGGAGGGCGAGGTGGAGTCCGCGGCGTTCGCGGTGGACGCCGTCGAGGCGACCGTGGAAGAAGCGGTCGAGCGGGACGCGGACGTGCTCGTGACGCACCACGGAGTGGTCTGGGGCGGGCTGGACCGAGTGACGGGGCGGTCGTACGAGCGCATCGCGCCGCTCGTGGAGAACGATATCGCGCTCTACGTCTCCCACCTCCCGCTCGACGGCCACCAGGAGCTGGGGAACGCGGCGGGAATCGCGGACCTCTTCGACCTCGGGAACCGCGCGCCGTTCGGGAGTCTCGGCCCGGAGTACGTCGGGACGCAGGGCCTCCTCCCGGAGGCGCTCGCGGCTGACGAGGTCAAGAACGTCCTCGAGGACGCACTCGACACGGGCCCGGGGTCGGTGCGAGTACTGGATTTCGGCCCGGACGAGCTCGAACAGCTCGCGGTGTTGACGGGGAGCGGGACGGACTGGCTGGACGAAGCCGTCGACGCCGGCGCTGACGCCCTCGTGACGGGCGAGGGGAAGGGGAAGGTCTACCACGAGGCGCGGGAGGCCGGAATCACGGTGTTCCTCGCGGGGCACTACGCGACGGAGACGTTCGGCGTCGAGTCGCTCCAGGCGCTCGCGGGCGACTGGGGCGTCGAGACGACGTTCGTCGACCACCCGACCGGGCTCTGA
- the speB gene encoding agmatinase: protein MFPGANADVDDAAYVVVGAPLDVSTSFQPGARFGPDRVRRFARGFEDYDHHTDQSFVSLDVADAGDVHAWDAAEEYLDFLEAELRDVVRDDAVPLLVGGEHTVTAAGVAAVDPDVLVVLDAHLDLREELDGNPWSHATVTRHALETVDEAVVLGARAGSDAEWERANEADVTVVPPEDVSEWTPDFDGDAYLSVDIDAADPGFAPGTGTPEPFGLTPREMRRVVRDVAPRAAGFDVVEVNDGDDGQAPVLAAKLLRAFVFAHASSR from the coding sequence GTGTTCCCCGGGGCGAACGCCGACGTCGACGACGCGGCCTACGTGGTCGTCGGCGCGCCCCTGGACGTCTCTACCTCTTTCCAGCCGGGCGCGCGTTTCGGCCCGGACCGCGTGCGCCGGTTCGCGCGCGGGTTCGAAGATTACGACCACCACACCGACCAGTCCTTCGTCTCGCTCGACGTCGCCGACGCCGGCGACGTGCACGCGTGGGACGCGGCCGAGGAGTACCTCGACTTCCTCGAAGCCGAACTCCGCGACGTCGTCCGCGACGACGCCGTCCCTCTCCTCGTCGGCGGCGAACACACCGTCACGGCGGCTGGCGTGGCGGCCGTCGACCCCGACGTCCTCGTCGTGCTCGACGCGCACCTCGACCTCCGCGAGGAACTCGACGGGAACCCGTGGAGTCACGCGACCGTCACTCGTCACGCCCTCGAAACCGTGGACGAAGCGGTCGTGCTCGGCGCGCGCGCCGGCAGCGACGCCGAGTGGGAGCGCGCCAATGAGGCGGACGTTACGGTTGTGCCGCCCGAGGACGTGAGCGAGTGGACGCCGGACTTCGACGGGGACGCCTATCTCTCCGTGGACATCGACGCCGCCGACCCCGGATTCGCACCCGGCACGGGAACCCCCGAACCCTTCGGACTCACCCCGCGAGAGATGCGCCGCGTCGTCCGCGACGTCGCTCCTCGCGCAGCGGGGTTCGATGTCGTCGAAGTCAACGACGGCGACGACGGGCAAGCGCCCGTCCTCGCCGCGAAACTCCTCCGCGCGTTCGTCTTCGCACACGCTAGCAGTCGGTGA
- a CDS encoding translation initiation factor IF-5A, producing the protein MAQEQKEVRDLQEGNYVMIDDAACKIDAYSTAKPGKHGSAKARIEARGVFDGKKRSLSQPVDAKIRVPLINRKQGQIVSKESETVVQVMDLETFETITMEIPEDVEVEPDDEIEFLEFEGQRKVLE; encoded by the coding sequence ATGGCTCAGGAGCAGAAGGAAGTTCGCGACCTTCAGGAAGGCAACTACGTCATGATCGACGACGCGGCGTGTAAGATCGACGCGTACTCCACCGCGAAACCCGGGAAGCACGGGAGCGCGAAAGCCCGCATCGAAGCGCGCGGGGTCTTCGACGGGAAGAAGCGGAGCCTCAGCCAGCCGGTCGACGCGAAGATCCGCGTCCCCCTCATCAACCGGAAGCAGGGCCAGATTGTCTCCAAGGAGTCCGAGACGGTCGTGCAGGTCATGGACCTCGAGACCTTCGAGACCATCACGATGGAGATTCCCGAGGACGTCGAGGTCGAGCCCGACGACGAGATCGAGTTCCTCGAGTTCGAAGGCCAGCGGAAAGTCCTCGAATAA
- a CDS encoding ABC1 kinase family protein: MASLRAYWRFVVVAWQFLPLVVSYLRDRRRFLLFGGRRRVTTRMQTARAEHLVESLLTLGPTFIKLGQLLSTRPDVLPPTYVDVLTQLQDRVPPAEWAEAREVLEAEVGPVDDAFDDFDTDSISGASLGQVYKAEIDGETVAVKVRRPGIEPLVEADLRVVRWMLPVILFVADDARAFSLETLADEFSKTIREEMDYEREAAMLEEIRGNFADDDGIAIPAVYDERSGERVLTMQFLDGTKISDVETLDRRGVDRHAVAVRLQRAYMQMLVADGVFHADPHPGNLAVQDDGTVVFYDFGMSGRVDDFVQGKLVEFYVAAADQDTDAILDVLVELGALSPEADRAVMTEVMELAIQDARGEAIEEHRVQQIVGKVEDTIYEFPLRLPSELALVLRVATVVEGVCLTLDPDFDFIDTATDYLLEQGYHEESAKQLLEEYGTETARAAQSMLRVPRKLERTLDRVDRDDLYVRADVEDGNGVFDRLARRLSYAVLAASGVFSTAFLYAFADLEATAVAGGLTLVVLAGLFRSLRTPKRGSSSIRAAGEMAQQSLQNRRGGR; this comes from the coding sequence GTGGCGTCGCTGCGCGCCTACTGGCGGTTCGTCGTCGTCGCGTGGCAGTTCCTTCCGCTCGTCGTCAGCTACCTCCGCGACCGCCGGCGGTTCCTCCTCTTCGGCGGGCGGCGGCGCGTGACGACGCGGATGCAGACGGCGCGCGCCGAACACCTCGTGGAGAGCCTGCTCACGCTCGGCCCGACCTTCATCAAGCTCGGCCAGCTGCTCTCCACGCGCCCGGACGTCCTCCCGCCGACCTACGTCGACGTGCTCACGCAGCTCCAGGACCGCGTGCCGCCCGCGGAGTGGGCGGAAGCGCGCGAGGTCCTCGAAGCCGAAGTCGGACCCGTCGATGACGCGTTCGACGACTTCGACACGGACAGTATCAGCGGCGCGAGCCTCGGGCAGGTGTACAAGGCCGAAATAGACGGTGAGACGGTCGCCGTGAAGGTCCGGCGGCCCGGTATCGAGCCGCTCGTCGAAGCCGACCTGCGCGTCGTCCGCTGGATGCTCCCCGTCATCCTCTTCGTCGCCGACGACGCGCGGGCGTTCAGCCTGGAGACGCTCGCGGACGAGTTCTCGAAGACGATTCGCGAGGAGATGGATTACGAGCGGGAGGCCGCGATGCTCGAAGAGATCCGCGGGAACTTCGCGGACGACGACGGCATCGCCATCCCCGCGGTCTACGACGAGCGCTCCGGAGAGCGCGTGCTCACGATGCAGTTCCTCGACGGGACGAAGATCAGCGACGTGGAAACGCTCGACCGGCGGGGCGTCGACCGGCACGCGGTCGCCGTGCGCCTCCAGCGCGCGTACATGCAGATGCTCGTCGCCGACGGCGTCTTCCACGCCGACCCCCACCCGGGGAACCTCGCCGTGCAGGACGACGGCACCGTCGTCTTCTACGACTTCGGGATGAGCGGGCGGGTCGACGACTTCGTCCAGGGGAAGCTCGTGGAGTTCTACGTCGCCGCCGCCGACCAGGACACGGACGCGATTCTCGACGTGCTCGTCGAGCTCGGCGCGCTCAGCCCGGAGGCCGACCGCGCCGTCATGACCGAAGTGATGGAGCTCGCGATCCAGGACGCCCGGGGAGAAGCCATCGAGGAACACCGCGTCCAGCAGATCGTCGGGAAGGTCGAAGACACGATCTACGAGTTCCCGCTCCGACTCCCCTCGGAGCTCGCGCTCGTCCTCCGCGTCGCCACGGTGGTGGAAGGCGTCTGCCTGACGCTCGACCCCGACTTCGACTTCATCGACACCGCGACGGACTACCTCCTCGAACAGGGTTACCACGAGGAGTCCGCGAAACAGCTCCTCGAAGAGTACGGGACGGAGACGGCGCGCGCCGCCCAGTCGATGCTCCGCGTCCCGCGGAAGCTGGAGCGGACGCTCGACCGCGTGGACCGCGACGACCTCTACGTCCGCGCCGACGTCGAGGACGGGAACGGCGTCTTCGACCGGCTCGCACGCCGGCTCTCCTACGCCGTGCTCGCGGCGAGCGGCGTGTTCTCCACGGCCTTCCTCTACGCGTTCGCCGACCTCGAAGCGACCGCGGTCGCCGGCGGACTGACGCTGGTCGTGCTCGCCGGGCTCTTCCGCTCGCTCCGCACGCCGAAGCGCGGGAGTTCGAGCATCCGCGCCGCCGGCGAGATGGCACAGCAGTCACTGCAGAATCGCCGCGGCGGCCGTTGA
- a CDS encoding Hsp20/alpha crystallin family protein has protein sequence MSSLREALQNLPDGVFADLLESDDAYLLVLDLPGVTPDGVDLSVEGLTLHVSARRDKAVPEGFSYHREDRALFLDADVPLPPDATETEASASLDDGVLEVTIPKRASSGRTIPVED, from the coding sequence ATGTCGAGTCTGCGCGAGGCGCTCCAGAACCTCCCCGACGGCGTGTTCGCGGACCTCCTCGAGTCCGACGACGCCTACCTGCTCGTCCTCGACCTCCCCGGCGTCACGCCCGACGGCGTCGACCTCAGCGTCGAGGGGTTGACGCTCCACGTGTCCGCCCGCCGCGATAAGGCGGTACCGGAGGGCTTCAGCTACCACCGCGAGGACCGCGCGCTCTTCCTCGACGCCGACGTCCCGCTCCCGCCGGACGCGACGGAGACGGAGGCGTCGGCGTCCCTCGACGACGGCGTGCTCGAAGTCACCATCCCGAAGCGCGCGAGCAGCGGGCGCACGATTCCGGTCGAGGACTAG
- a CDS encoding molybdopterin molybdotransferase MoeA, with protein MTNHADRRESGFKAHTRVAAARDALLDAAPPHGRVERVPVADADGRALADAAAARRDVPHYDRAAMDGYAVRAADTLDARGHSPAVLDVVDGDVGPREAASVHTGSAVPAGADAVVMVEDTTRRDGRVEVAGPVAEGGNIDPAGSDVDAGGTVLDAGHRLRATDLGLLRAVGVREVSVVEKPTVAVVPTGDEVVAPDADPAPGEVVETNALTLTRLVDRWGGTARYRDVVPDDADALADALDRDADADLIVTTGGSSVGERDLIPDVVAERGDVLVHGVALKPGHPAGFGVVDDTPVLFLPGSPVAAVVNAQTFLRPALKRRGGLPLTDPPAVDARLAGKLRSEPGVRTFARVALDDAGSERVATPVSTSGASKLSTIARADGWVQIPESVEGVAAGDTVTVEDWEASL; from the coding sequence ATGACGAATCACGCCGACCGCCGCGAATCCGGGTTCAAGGCACACACCCGGGTCGCGGCCGCCCGAGACGCCCTCCTCGACGCCGCCCCGCCGCACGGCCGCGTGGAGCGCGTCCCGGTCGCCGACGCGGACGGCCGTGCGCTCGCGGACGCCGCCGCCGCGCGCCGCGACGTCCCCCACTACGACCGTGCGGCGATGGACGGCTACGCCGTTCGCGCCGCCGACACTCTCGACGCGCGCGGCCACTCCCCCGCCGTCCTCGACGTCGTCGACGGCGACGTCGGTCCGAGAGAGGCCGCGTCCGTGCACACCGGGAGCGCTGTGCCGGCGGGCGCGGACGCCGTCGTGATGGTCGAAGACACCACGCGACGCGACGGCCGCGTCGAGGTCGCCGGGCCGGTCGCGGAAGGCGGGAACATCGACCCCGCCGGCTCGGACGTCGACGCCGGTGGGACGGTGCTCGACGCCGGCCACCGCCTCCGCGCCACCGACCTCGGCCTCCTCCGCGCCGTCGGCGTTCGCGAGGTCTCGGTCGTCGAGAAACCCACGGTCGCCGTCGTCCCGACCGGTGACGAGGTCGTCGCGCCCGACGCGGACCCCGCTCCCGGCGAAGTCGTGGAGACGAACGCGCTCACGCTCACGCGCCTCGTCGACCGCTGGGGCGGGACGGCGAGATACCGCGACGTCGTCCCGGACGACGCCGACGCGCTCGCCGACGCCCTCGACCGCGACGCCGACGCCGACCTCATCGTCACCACCGGTGGCTCTTCCGTCGGCGAACGCGACCTCATCCCCGACGTGGTCGCCGAACGCGGCGACGTCCTCGTCCACGGCGTCGCCCTCAAACCCGGCCACCCCGCCGGATTCGGCGTCGTCGACGACACGCCCGTCCTCTTCCTCCCCGGATCGCCCGTCGCCGCGGTCGTGAACGCCCAGACCTTCCTCCGGCCCGCACTCAAGCGCCGGGGCGGCCTCCCGCTCACGGACCCCCCTGCTGTCGACGCGCGACTCGCCGGGAAGCTCCGCAGCGAACCCGGCGTCCGCACGTTCGCCCGCGTCGCCCTCGACGACGCCGGAAGCGAGCGCGTCGCGACGCCCGTGAGCACGAGCGGCGCGAGCAAACTCTCCACCATCGCCCGCGCGGACGGCTGGGTGCAGATTCCCGAATCCGTCGAAGGCGTCGCCGCCGGCGACACCGTTACGGTCGAGGACTGGGAGGCGTCCCTATGA